A genomic window from Bos javanicus breed banteng chromosome 13, ARS-OSU_banteng_1.0, whole genome shotgun sequence includes:
- the TCFL5 gene encoding transcription factor-like 5 protein isoform X2, protein MSGPGPREPPQAGGPAGPEGADATLGEAGLSFTTTDLSLVEMTEIEYTQLQHILYSHMEAAAADGELETRLNSAFLAAAAPGAAAGSFAAAGGAAAAAAGGAPPVYPVLCPPTLADGGFAGANQCLGHIDFQELRMMLLSEAGAAPAAEKTPGADGPGPGAPRPKAPDGAGKENAEGAPEARAKSAVRVRLEDRFNSIPAETPPAPRGAEPPEPGVALNNLVTLIRHPSELMNVPLHQQQNKCTTLVKNKTTAATTALQFTYPLFTTNACATSGNSNISQTQSSSNSCSILETAKHQDIGLPRAFSFCYQQEIESTKQTLGSRNKALPEQVWIKVGEALCKQAISKRNRSRIRQLDTNVERRALGEIQNVGEGSTAAQGAWQSAESSQATLGEQTQSGPQGGRSQRRERHNRMERDRRRRIRICCDELNLLVPFCNAETDKATTLQWTTAFLKYIQERHGDSLKKEFESVFCGKTGRRLKLTRPDSLVTCPAQESLQSSPAVEIK, encoded by the exons ATGTCGGGCCCCGGGCCGCGGGAGCCGCCGCAGGCGGGCGGGCCGGCGGGCCCCGAGGGCGCGGACGCGACGCTGGGCGAGGCGGGGCTGAGCTTCACGACCACCGACCTGAGCCTGGTGGAGATGACGGAGATCGAGTACACGCAACTGCAGCACATCCTCTACTCGCACAtggaggcggcggcggccgaCGGCGAGCTCGAGACGCGCCTCAACTCGGCCTTCTTGGCGGCGGCGGCGCCCGGCGCGGCGGCGGGAAGCTTCGCGGCGGCTGGGGGCGCGGCAGCCGCGGCGGCGGGGGGCGCGCCGCCCGTGTACCCAGTGCTGTGTCCGCCCACGCTGGCCGACGGCGGCTTCGCAGGCGCCAACCAGTGCCTGGGCCACATCGACTTCCAGGAGCTGCGCATGATGCTGCTGAGCGAAGCGGGCGCGGCTCCCGCCGCCGAGAAGACGCCGGGCGCCGACGGCCCGGGCCCGGGCGCACCCCGGCCCAAGGCGCCCGACGGCGCCGGCAAGGAGAACGCGGAGGGCGCGCCGGAGGCGCGGGCCAAGTCGGCGGTGCGCGTCCGCCTGGAGGATCGCTTCAACAGCATCCCTGCCGAGACCCCGCCCGCCCCGCGCGGCGCGGAGCCCCCGGAGCCCGGCGTGGCGCTCAACAA TTTGGTTACTCTTATTCGCCATCCATCCGAACTAATGAATGTTCCTCTTcatcaacaacaaaacaaatgtaCAAcattagtgaaaaataaaactactgcTGCAACTACTGCTTTGCAATTTACATACCCTCTGTTTACTACAAATGCTTGTGCTACTAGTGGAAATTCTAATATTTCACAAACACAG AGTTCTAGTAACTCATGTTCTATACTTGAAACTGCCAAGCATCAGGATATTGGATTGCCAAGagcattttctttctgttatcaGCAAGAAATTGAATCCACTAAGCAGACTTTGGGTAGTAGAAACAAAGCTTTGCCTGAGCAGGTTTGGATTAAAGTAGGAG AAGCGCTATGTAAACAAGCCATAAGTAAGAGGAATCGGAGTAGGATACGTCAGTTGGACACAAACGTAGAACGAAGAGCCCTTGGAGAGATTCAGAACGTGGGCGAAGGCTCCACAGCGGCACAGGGAGCTTGGCAGTCAGCAGAGTCATCCCAGGCCACCCTTGGAGAGCAGACCCAGAGCGGGCCGCAGGGGGGCCGGTCCCAACGCAGGGAGAGGCACAACCGCATGGAAAGAGACCGAAG GCGCAGAATCCGCATTTGCTGTGACGAGTTGAACCTTTTAGTCCCGTTTTGCAACGCTGAGACAGATAAGGCCACGACTCTGCAGTGGACCACAGCATTCCTGAAATATATTCAGGAGAGGCATGGAGATTCTCTTAAAAAG GAATTTGAGAGTGTATTTTGCGGTAAAACTGGCAGAAGGCTAAAGTTGACCAGACCAGACTCCCTGGTGACATGTCCTGCGCAGGAGAGTCTACAGAGCAGCCCAGCTG
- the TCFL5 gene encoding transcription factor-like 5 protein isoform X1 codes for MSGPGPREPPQAGGPAGPEGADATLGEAGLSFTTTDLSLVEMTEIEYTQLQHILYSHMEAAAADGELETRLNSAFLAAAAPGAAAGSFAAAGGAAAAAAGGAPPVYPVLCPPTLADGGFAGANQCLGHIDFQELRMMLLSEAGAAPAAEKTPGADGPGPGAPRPKAPDGAGKENAEGAPEARAKSAVRVRLEDRFNSIPAETPPAPRGAEPPEPGVALNNLVTLIRHPSELMNVPLHQQQNKCTTLVKNKTTAATTALQFTYPLFTTNACATSGNSNISQTQSSSNSCSILETAKHQDIGLPRAFSFCYQQEIESTKQTLGSRNKALPEQVWIKVGEEALCKQAISKRNRSRIRQLDTNVERRALGEIQNVGEGSTAAQGAWQSAESSQATLGEQTQSGPQGGRSQRRERHNRMERDRRRRIRICCDELNLLVPFCNAETDKATTLQWTTAFLKYIQERHGDSLKKEFESVFCGKTGRRLKLTRPDSLVTCPAQESLQSSPAVEIK; via the exons ATGTCGGGCCCCGGGCCGCGGGAGCCGCCGCAGGCGGGCGGGCCGGCGGGCCCCGAGGGCGCGGACGCGACGCTGGGCGAGGCGGGGCTGAGCTTCACGACCACCGACCTGAGCCTGGTGGAGATGACGGAGATCGAGTACACGCAACTGCAGCACATCCTCTACTCGCACAtggaggcggcggcggccgaCGGCGAGCTCGAGACGCGCCTCAACTCGGCCTTCTTGGCGGCGGCGGCGCCCGGCGCGGCGGCGGGAAGCTTCGCGGCGGCTGGGGGCGCGGCAGCCGCGGCGGCGGGGGGCGCGCCGCCCGTGTACCCAGTGCTGTGTCCGCCCACGCTGGCCGACGGCGGCTTCGCAGGCGCCAACCAGTGCCTGGGCCACATCGACTTCCAGGAGCTGCGCATGATGCTGCTGAGCGAAGCGGGCGCGGCTCCCGCCGCCGAGAAGACGCCGGGCGCCGACGGCCCGGGCCCGGGCGCACCCCGGCCCAAGGCGCCCGACGGCGCCGGCAAGGAGAACGCGGAGGGCGCGCCGGAGGCGCGGGCCAAGTCGGCGGTGCGCGTCCGCCTGGAGGATCGCTTCAACAGCATCCCTGCCGAGACCCCGCCCGCCCCGCGCGGCGCGGAGCCCCCGGAGCCCGGCGTGGCGCTCAACAA TTTGGTTACTCTTATTCGCCATCCATCCGAACTAATGAATGTTCCTCTTcatcaacaacaaaacaaatgtaCAAcattagtgaaaaataaaactactgcTGCAACTACTGCTTTGCAATTTACATACCCTCTGTTTACTACAAATGCTTGTGCTACTAGTGGAAATTCTAATATTTCACAAACACAG AGTTCTAGTAACTCATGTTCTATACTTGAAACTGCCAAGCATCAGGATATTGGATTGCCAAGagcattttctttctgttatcaGCAAGAAATTGAATCCACTAAGCAGACTTTGGGTAGTAGAAACAAAGCTTTGCCTGAGCAGGTTTGGATTAAAGTAGGAG AAGAAGCGCTATGTAAACAAGCCATAAGTAAGAGGAATCGGAGTAGGATACGTCAGTTGGACACAAACGTAGAACGAAGAGCCCTTGGAGAGATTCAGAACGTGGGCGAAGGCTCCACAGCGGCACAGGGAGCTTGGCAGTCAGCAGAGTCATCCCAGGCCACCCTTGGAGAGCAGACCCAGAGCGGGCCGCAGGGGGGCCGGTCCCAACGCAGGGAGAGGCACAACCGCATGGAAAGAGACCGAAG GCGCAGAATCCGCATTTGCTGTGACGAGTTGAACCTTTTAGTCCCGTTTTGCAACGCTGAGACAGATAAGGCCACGACTCTGCAGTGGACCACAGCATTCCTGAAATATATTCAGGAGAGGCATGGAGATTCTCTTAAAAAG GAATTTGAGAGTGTATTTTGCGGTAAAACTGGCAGAAGGCTAAAGTTGACCAGACCAGACTCCCTGGTGACATGTCCTGCGCAGGAGAGTCTACAGAGCAGCCCAGCTG